In the genome of Passer domesticus isolate bPasDom1 chromosome 2, bPasDom1.hap1, whole genome shotgun sequence, the window CTTAAGGATactggaggaaaaaatacatCCTTTTCTCACTGAGACATGTCTCAGATGGAGATTGTTTTTTGTATGGTCTCCTTGAGGGAGAAATAAGTTTTGTAAGTACTGTTAccatcttttttctctttcctagGACATGATGGAGCTCCTAGAGGAAGATCTGACCTGTCCCATTTGCTGTAGCCTGTTTGATGATCCTCGTGTCCTGCCCTGTTCACACAATTTCTGCAGAAAGTGTCTGGAAGGAATTCTTGAGGGAAATGTGCGGAATGTGCTTTGGAGGCCATCCCCTTTCAAGTGCCCCACATGCAGGAAGGAGACTCCTGTCACCGGAGTCAACAGCTTGCAGGTCAACTATTCCCTGAAAGGTATCGTGGAGAAGTACAACAAAATCAAAGTAACTCCAAAAATGCCTGTGTGCAAAGTGCACAGCGGGCAACCCCTTAACATTTTCTGCAGGACAGACATGCAGCTGATCTGTGGGGTATGTGCCACCCGTGGTGACCACACAAAGCATGTTTTCTGTTCCATTGAAGAAGCTTATTCCCAGGAGAAGCGGGCTTTTGAAACCTTGTTTCAGGGCTTTGAAACTTGGCGTTGTGGAGATGCCCTCTCACGGCTGGATACCTTAGAGACCAGCAAGAGGAAAGCTCTGCAGATGCTGACGAAAGATTCCGATAAAGTGAAGGAGTTCTTTGAGAAGCTGCAGCACACGCTGGAGCAGAAGCGAAATGAGATTCTGTCTGACTTTGAGACCATGAAGCTTGCAGTGATGCAGGCCTACGATCCGGAAATCAATAAACTGAACACGATTCTGCAAGAGCAGCGCATGGCTTTTAACATTGCAGAGGCCTTCAAAGATGTGTCCGAACCCATTATATTTCTGCAACAGATGCAAGAGTtcagggaaaaaatcaaggtGCTCAAAGAAACCCCTTTACCTTGTTCCACTGTGGACATCAGTCCCACAATGAAGAGCTTTGATACCAGCCAGTGGAATGGAATAAAGCTTGTTGATGTGGACAAACTTTCCTTGCCTCAGGAAAGCAACACATTCAAATTCAAGATTCCCTCAGTCTTTTCACGCAGATTTGTAGTGAACTCTCTTATTTTCTTGCTCATTCTTGCTGTCACCAGAATGTCCTTTGTGGAGTCAGTCATTGACAATCTCCAGTGCTGGAAATCTCAGTTCCTTACAATTTGCTTGTCCTATTTGGCAGATACCGTGGAGATAGCAGATCATGCAGTCTTTTACTGGGAACAGATGACAGATGGAGCTTCACTGTTAAGAGAAAAGTGTAAAAACTATACACTGGTTGTACTGGATAA includes:
- the TRIM13 gene encoding E3 ubiquitin-protein ligase TRIM13 isoform X1, coding for MEKPLAMKCQDMMELLEEDLTCPICCSLFDDPRVLPCSHNFCRKCLEGILEGNVRNVLWRPSPFKCPTCRKETPVTGVNSLQVNYSLKGIVEKYNKIKVTPKMPVCKVHSGQPLNIFCRTDMQLICGVCATRGDHTKHVFCSIEEAYSQEKRAFETLFQGFETWRCGDALSRLDTLETSKRKALQMLTKDSDKVKEFFEKLQHTLEQKRNEILSDFETMKLAVMQAYDPEINKLNTILQEQRMAFNIAEAFKDVSEPIIFLQQMQEFREKIKVLKETPLPCSTVDISPTMKSFDTSQWNGIKLVDVDKLSLPQESNTFKFKIPSVFSRRFVVNSLIFLLILAVTRMSFVESVIDNLQCWKSQFLTICLSYLADTVEIADHAVFYWEQMTDGASLLREKCKNYTLVVLDNVAQFVCKYKLL
- the TRIM13 gene encoding E3 ubiquitin-protein ligase TRIM13 isoform X2, yielding MDMMELLEEDLTCPICCSLFDDPRVLPCSHNFCRKCLEGILEGNVRNVLWRPSPFKCPTCRKETPVTGVNSLQVNYSLKGIVEKYNKIKVTPKMPVCKVHSGQPLNIFCRTDMQLICGVCATRGDHTKHVFCSIEEAYSQEKRAFETLFQGFETWRCGDALSRLDTLETSKRKALQMLTKDSDKVKEFFEKLQHTLEQKRNEILSDFETMKLAVMQAYDPEINKLNTILQEQRMAFNIAEAFKDVSEPIIFLQQMQEFREKIKVLKETPLPCSTVDISPTMKSFDTSQWNGIKLVDVDKLSLPQESNTFKFKIPSVFSRRFVVNSLIFLLILAVTRMSFVESVIDNLQCWKSQFLTICLSYLADTVEIADHAVFYWEQMTDGASLLREKCKNYTLVVLDNVAQFVCKYKLL
- the TRIM13 gene encoding E3 ubiquitin-protein ligase TRIM13 isoform X3, which produces MMELLEEDLTCPICCSLFDDPRVLPCSHNFCRKCLEGILEGNVRNVLWRPSPFKCPTCRKETPVTGVNSLQVNYSLKGIVEKYNKIKVTPKMPVCKVHSGQPLNIFCRTDMQLICGVCATRGDHTKHVFCSIEEAYSQEKRAFETLFQGFETWRCGDALSRLDTLETSKRKALQMLTKDSDKVKEFFEKLQHTLEQKRNEILSDFETMKLAVMQAYDPEINKLNTILQEQRMAFNIAEAFKDVSEPIIFLQQMQEFREKIKVLKETPLPCSTVDISPTMKSFDTSQWNGIKLVDVDKLSLPQESNTFKFKIPSVFSRRFVVNSLIFLLILAVTRMSFVESVIDNLQCWKSQFLTICLSYLADTVEIADHAVFYWEQMTDGASLLREKCKNYTLVVLDNVAQFVCKYKLL